In Streptomyces sp. DG2A-72, one genomic interval encodes:
- a CDS encoding GAF and ANTAR domain-containing protein, with product MTVRPRDERHGRSAGGEGPRQRDPTARVIGEEVRGARPAEIPERLCAVAVRLVDVTGATVSLHGGGMPVQLCASDELAERLTEIQATLGEGPCLAAAQDGVAVFAEDLAGEEGARRWPVFAMEATAVGIRAAYAVPLGGEDGGAGPEGLECLGTLDLYRREPGALGARDLRTARLVAGVMTVALMALPREEEGVLDPGRWLSGLATEHDEIYQATGMIMAQLGVGADEAMARLRGRAFAEERTAVDVARDVVAQRARFDRD from the coding sequence GTGACCGTGCGGCCCAGGGACGAGCGGCACGGCCGTTCCGCCGGCGGTGAGGGTCCCCGGCAACGTGATCCCACCGCCCGTGTGATCGGCGAGGAGGTGCGGGGCGCCCGGCCGGCGGAGATACCGGAGCGGCTGTGCGCGGTCGCGGTCCGGCTGGTGGACGTGACCGGGGCGACCGTTTCGCTGCACGGCGGCGGGATGCCCGTACAGCTGTGTGCGAGTGACGAGCTGGCGGAGCGGCTCACGGAGATCCAGGCGACGCTGGGCGAGGGGCCCTGCCTTGCCGCCGCGCAGGACGGGGTGGCGGTGTTCGCCGAGGATCTGGCGGGCGAGGAGGGTGCGCGGCGCTGGCCGGTGTTCGCGATGGAGGCCACGGCGGTGGGGATACGGGCGGCGTACGCGGTGCCGCTGGGCGGTGAGGACGGCGGAGCCGGGCCGGAGGGGCTGGAGTGCCTGGGCACGCTGGACCTGTATCGCCGGGAGCCCGGCGCGCTCGGCGCGCGTGACCTGCGGACCGCTCGGCTCGTCGCCGGGGTCATGACGGTGGCGTTGATGGCCCTGCCGCGCGAGGAGGAGGGTGTGCTCGACCCGGGGCGGTGGCTCAGCGGCCTCGCGACCGAGCACGACGAGATCTACCAGGCCACCGGGATGATCATGGCTCAGCTGGGGGTCGGGGCGGACGAGGCGATGGCGCGGTTGCGGGGTCGGGCGTTCGCGGAGGAGCGGACCGCGGTGGATGTGGCGCGGGATGTGGTGGCGCAGCGGGCGAGGTTCGACCGGGACTGA
- a CDS encoding trans-aconitate 2-methyltransferase: MTTAQFWGDYAQTKPSPRETNAAGERTWFNWTQYPEHGPDEEILCRQGFGMPERALELGCGSGRNIAHLASRGVTSVGLDLSDVQLSRARAKWGDVERLHFVQMEATEFLGKTEDRYDAVFSIFGALWFTDPAVSLPLVHDHLNPGGVLAFSHAPAIDGCYGAQGAYKGRFAGAPPILRRWAYTPQMWTGILLNYGFMDVSAVILPAPHAGDLGTLHVRAVRI, encoded by the coding sequence ATGACCACAGCCCAGTTCTGGGGCGACTACGCCCAGACCAAGCCATCGCCTCGCGAGACCAACGCTGCCGGAGAACGCACGTGGTTCAACTGGACCCAGTACCCGGAGCATGGCCCCGATGAGGAGATCTTGTGCCGTCAAGGCTTCGGCATGCCCGAACGCGCCCTGGAACTGGGCTGCGGCTCCGGCCGCAACATCGCACACCTCGCTAGCCGCGGAGTGACCTCCGTCGGGCTGGACCTGTCGGACGTCCAGCTCTCCAGAGCCCGCGCGAAATGGGGAGATGTAGAACGCCTGCACTTCGTCCAGATGGAAGCGACCGAGTTCCTGGGCAAGACCGAGGACCGGTACGACGCCGTGTTCTCGATCTTCGGCGCCCTCTGGTTCACCGACCCCGCCGTCTCGCTGCCCCTCGTACACGATCATCTGAACCCGGGAGGAGTCCTGGCGTTCTCCCACGCGCCGGCCATCGATGGCTGCTACGGGGCCCAAGGGGCGTACAAGGGACGCTTCGCGGGTGCCCCGCCGATCCTGCGCCGCTGGGCCTATACGCCTCAGATGTGGACGGGAATCCTGCTCAACTACGGCTTCATGGACGTGTCGGCGGTCATCCTTCCGGCCCCGCATGCTGGGGATCTGGGGACACTTCATGTCCGGGCTGTACGCATCTGA
- a CDS encoding transcriptional regulator yields MTPAELEGLLALDVLVPDDTPVPPTRVEGGDFDDVIRRDFLQLVAMAGAMVSMPTRAAATASAGYTSMGPHLWQVYSLASSKQAVYPLVRDQAAELSSALRGARGAAHKRLCADAGDLFQLAGEIMFDGNHYTDAAHCYTLAASAACEARNADLWACALTRHAFIGLYGDQRYEETAPLLELARDVARQGDTQLATRHWVAAVQAEIFAAIGDFDACKRALDEAEEVHSLSGPVHNGGWLRFDGSRLAEERGTCFAKLQRPDLAEDALNAALKDLPPDFPPEGRHFGGSGPARGAAAGR; encoded by the coding sequence GTGACCCCGGCGGAGCTGGAGGGCCTGCTGGCACTGGACGTGTTGGTACCGGACGACACGCCAGTACCGCCAACGAGAGTGGAGGGCGGTGACTTTGACGACGTGATCCGACGCGACTTCTTGCAACTCGTGGCCATGGCGGGCGCGATGGTCTCCATGCCTACCCGTGCCGCAGCGACGGCGTCAGCGGGATACACGAGTATGGGCCCGCACCTGTGGCAGGTGTACTCCTTGGCCTCGTCGAAGCAGGCCGTGTACCCCCTCGTCCGCGATCAGGCAGCCGAGTTGTCGAGTGCGCTTCGCGGAGCGCGTGGAGCGGCGCACAAGCGTCTCTGTGCGGATGCAGGGGATCTCTTCCAGCTCGCCGGGGAGATCATGTTCGACGGCAACCACTACACGGACGCAGCACACTGCTACACCCTCGCAGCCAGCGCGGCATGTGAGGCCCGGAATGCCGACCTGTGGGCCTGTGCTCTGACGCGTCATGCCTTTATCGGTTTGTACGGAGATCAGCGGTACGAGGAGACCGCACCGTTGTTGGAACTGGCCCGTGACGTGGCCCGGCAGGGGGATACGCAGCTTGCTACCCGGCATTGGGTCGCTGCCGTTCAGGCGGAGATTTTCGCAGCCATTGGAGATTTCGACGCCTGCAAGCGTGCCCTGGATGAAGCAGAGGAAGTGCACTCCCTCTCCGGGCCGGTGCACAACGGAGGATGGTTGAGGTTCGACGGCTCCCGTCTCGCGGAGGAGCGCGGTACCTGCTTCGCGAAACTCCAGCGGCCTGACCTGGCCGAGGATGCGCTGAACGCTGCACTGAAGGATTTGCCCCCCGACTTCCCGCCGGAGGGGCGCCATTTTGGCGGATCTGGCCCTGCTCGGGGTGCAGCGGCGGGACGTTGA
- a CDS encoding IS1380 family transposase, translating to MKNSIGAYPRVRVQDDGRQVVSQAGSVLLVETVRKTGLDQAISRALAPWRKPRAVHDPGKILLDVALAVALGGDCLADVAMLRAEPAVFGPVASDPTVSRLIDTLAASGEKALQAVRSARAEVRNRVWSLAGRHAPDTDGQVTVDLDGVLVIAHSDKEDAAATWKKTYGHHPLTAFVDHGPGGTGEPVAALIRPGNAGSNTAADHITTARLALAQLPKHYRRGRQTLIRTDSAGGTREFVYWLARRGRWLSYSVGMTVTGQVHEHVLKIPAQAWTPAVGTDGSVRDGAWVAELTGGLLDGWPKGMRLIVRKERPHPGAQLRITDADGMRITCFATNTPDRPIAELELRHRLRARAEDRIRAARATGLRNLPLHSTAQNKVWLEIVQTALDLLAWMPMLALTGRARLWEPRRLRFRLFTAAGQLVTTSRRRILRLARHWPWASEITAALERLALLPNPG from the coding sequence GTGAAAAACTCTATCGGGGCCTATCCCCGTGTCCGCGTTCAGGACGATGGCCGCCAGGTCGTGTCCCAGGCCGGGTCGGTTCTCCTCGTCGAAACGGTCCGCAAGACCGGTCTCGACCAGGCGATATCCCGGGCTCTGGCTCCATGGCGCAAGCCGCGGGCCGTCCACGATCCCGGCAAGATCCTCCTGGATGTCGCCCTGGCGGTCGCGCTGGGCGGGGACTGCCTCGCGGACGTCGCGATGCTGCGGGCCGAGCCGGCCGTCTTCGGCCCGGTCGCCTCCGACCCGACCGTCTCCCGCCTGATCGACACCCTCGCCGCCTCCGGCGAGAAGGCCCTGCAGGCCGTCCGGTCCGCACGGGCCGAAGTCCGCAACCGGGTCTGGTCGTTGGCCGGCAGACACGCCCCGGACACCGACGGCCAGGTCACCGTCGACCTCGACGGCGTCCTCGTGATCGCCCACTCGGACAAGGAGGACGCGGCAGCGACCTGGAAGAAGACCTACGGCCATCACCCGCTCACCGCCTTCGTCGACCACGGCCCGGGCGGAACCGGAGAACCGGTCGCCGCGCTCATCAGGCCGGGGAACGCAGGCTCGAACACGGCCGCCGACCACATCACCACCGCCCGGCTGGCCCTCGCCCAGCTGCCGAAGCACTACCGGCGAGGGCGGCAGACGCTGATCCGCACGGACTCCGCCGGCGGCACCCGGGAGTTCGTGTACTGGCTCGCCAGGCGAGGACGGTGGCTGTCCTACTCGGTCGGCATGACGGTCACCGGGCAGGTCCACGAACACGTCTTGAAGATCCCCGCCCAAGCGTGGACCCCGGCCGTCGGGACCGACGGCTCGGTCCGTGACGGTGCCTGGGTCGCCGAACTCACCGGCGGGCTCCTGGACGGCTGGCCGAAAGGCATGCGGCTGATCGTCCGCAAGGAACGGCCTCATCCCGGAGCCCAGTTGCGGATCACCGACGCGGACGGCATGCGGATCACCTGCTTCGCGACCAACACCCCCGACCGGCCGATCGCCGAACTCGAACTCCGTCACCGGCTGCGTGCCCGCGCCGAGGATCGCATCCGCGCCGCCCGGGCCACCGGCCTGCGCAACCTGCCCCTACACTCCACAGCCCAGAACAAGGTCTGGCTGGAGATCGTGCAGACCGCCCTCGATCTCCTGGCCTGGATGCCGATGCTCGCCCTGACAGGCAGGGCCAGACTCTGGGAACCCCGCCGCCTGCGCTTCCGGCTGTTCACCGCGGCCGGACAACTCGTGACCACCAGCCGCCGGCGGATCCTCCGTCTGGCCCGGCACTGGCCCTGGGCCAGCGAGATCACTGCAGCCCTCGAACGGCTCGCCCTCCTGCCGAACCCCGGCTGA
- a CDS encoding ABC transporter ATP-binding protein produces MTGAPLIQTRDLCKAYRSAVETVWAAREVNFAASAGEFVCVYGASGSGKSTLLNLLAGLDVADTGDIQVAGVDVSAADEARRARLRLDAVGVVFQHHQLVEEFTAAENVALPLEARGETPSAARAEAVAQLARVGLAGLEDRLPGQLSGGQRQRVGIARALAGDRAVLLADEPTGALDSAATREMFTLLRKLCDEGVLAVVCSHDPRCREFADSVYEVVDGRLEHR; encoded by the coding sequence ATGACCGGAGCACCGCTGATCCAAACGCGCGACTTGTGTAAAGCCTACCGATCGGCAGTGGAAACGGTGTGGGCCGCACGGGAGGTGAACTTCGCTGCCAGCGCGGGCGAGTTCGTCTGCGTATATGGGGCGAGCGGCTCCGGGAAGTCGACCCTGCTGAACCTGCTGGCCGGCCTGGATGTCGCCGATACCGGTGACATCCAGGTCGCCGGTGTCGACGTCAGTGCGGCGGATGAGGCCCGGCGCGCGCGGCTGCGGTTGGATGCCGTCGGCGTGGTCTTCCAGCACCACCAGTTGGTGGAGGAGTTCACCGCCGCCGAGAACGTTGCGTTGCCGCTGGAGGCGCGCGGGGAGACGCCCTCTGCCGCCCGTGCAGAGGCTGTCGCCCAATTGGCCCGGGTAGGCCTGGCCGGGCTGGAGGACCGACTTCCAGGTCAGCTGTCCGGCGGCCAGCGGCAGCGGGTGGGCATTGCCCGGGCGCTGGCCGGTGACCGCGCCGTGCTACTGGCGGACGAGCCGACAGGAGCGCTGGATTCGGCCGCTACGAGGGAGATGTTCACGCTGCTGCGGAAGCTGTGCGACGAGGGGGTGCTGGCAGTGGTCTGCTCGCATGATCCCCGCTGCCGGGAGTTCGCCGACTCGGTTTATGAGGTCGTCGACGGCCGCCTGGAACACCGCTGA
- a CDS encoding peptidase inhibitor family I36 protein, which yields MRIKKAIASVMLVGSALMVTPVANAAISDCNNNNMCMWGNNDYRWMIGERADGNATITNLTGDQDNEMDSWSNESGTHAGCMYGARNGTGDRQGMAAEANDNNVSPLNSDEVSSWRTRYGC from the coding sequence GTGAGAATCAAGAAGGCTATCGCTTCCGTCATGCTCGTTGGCTCCGCCCTGATGGTCACGCCCGTGGCCAACGCGGCGATAAGCGACTGCAACAACAACAATATGTGTATGTGGGGCAACAATGACTACCGGTGGATGATCGGCGAGCGCGCCGACGGCAACGCCACGATCACCAACCTGACCGGCGACCAGGACAACGAAATGGACTCGTGGTCCAACGAGTCGGGCACCCACGCGGGCTGCATGTACGGCGCCAGGAACGGCACCGGTGACAGGCAGGGCATGGCTGCGGAAGCCAATGACAACAACGTCTCGCCGCTGAACAGCGACGAGGTCAGCTCGTGGCGAACCAGGTACGGCTGCTAA
- a CDS encoding nucleoside hydrolase: MTGQPIPVIIDCDTGVDDALALLFAVRHPGIDLRAITCVAGNTDVDGVVRNTLTVLEQAGAPEIPVARGAERPLIEAVRTARHVHGEDGMADLGLPAPSRTAVDVDAVTLLRREILASPRPVTLVPTAPLTNIALLLRTHPEVVRNIERIVFMGGAVATGNATPVAEFNVWHDPEAAAILLTAGVPITMYGLDVFKRVLVPAADVQRLRTSAEASLRMAGELLAHRDPGASGDPTPTGGLGDAGAVCAVVDPAGIRTELLPVEVNLSPGPGRGQTIVDRRPRPGEAEIHEGTREQPLVDVALDVDVERYVKLYLSTVER; this comes from the coding sequence GTGACCGGTCAGCCCATACCCGTGATCATCGACTGCGACACCGGTGTCGATGACGCCCTGGCCCTGCTGTTCGCCGTACGCCATCCGGGGATCGACCTGCGGGCGATCACCTGTGTGGCCGGGAACACCGACGTCGACGGCGTCGTACGGAACACGCTCACCGTGCTGGAGCAGGCGGGCGCACCCGAGATTCCCGTCGCGCGCGGTGCCGAGCGGCCGTTGATCGAGGCCGTGCGGACGGCACGGCATGTGCACGGGGAGGACGGGATGGCCGACCTCGGGCTGCCCGCGCCGAGCCGCACGGCGGTCGACGTGGATGCGGTGACGCTGCTGCGGCGGGAGATCCTTGCGTCGCCGCGGCCGGTGACGCTCGTTCCGACCGCGCCCCTCACGAATATCGCTCTGCTGTTGCGGACCCACCCGGAGGTCGTGCGCAACATCGAGCGGATCGTGTTCATGGGTGGCGCGGTGGCGACGGGGAATGCCACGCCGGTCGCGGAGTTCAATGTGTGGCACGACCCGGAGGCGGCGGCGATCCTGCTCACCGCGGGGGTGCCGATCACGATGTACGGGCTGGATGTGTTCAAGCGGGTGCTGGTGCCTGCGGCGGATGTGCAGCGGTTGCGGACGAGTGCGGAGGCGAGTCTTCGGATGGCCGGGGAGTTGCTTGCTCACCGTGATCCGGGTGCGTCCGGGGACCCGACCCCTACGGGGGGTCTTGGAGACGCGGGTGCGGTGTGTGCGGTTGTCGATCCGGCGGGGATCCGTACGGAGTTGCTGCCGGTCGAGGTGAACCTTTCTCCGGGGCCGGGGCGGGGGCAGACGATCGTCGACCGGCGTCCACGTCCCGGTGAGGCCGAGATTCACGAGGGCACTCGTGAACAGCCCTTGGTGGACGTGGCGTTGGACGTCGATGTCGAGAGGTACGTGAAGTTGTACCTCTCGACCGTCGAGCGTTAG